AGCTGGGCAAGGCGCACAAGCATTGCATCCTGAAGGTTGGTCATCGTCCAAACCTGAGTCAGGTTATCCAGGGTGTAATCCTGGTTTTCGATGGCATCCTTGTGAACCAGCCAGGTTGTGCGCACCAATGTCCGGTTTGGTGCGAGGGGCAGGACAGAGAATGTCACGATGTGATCGCTCATGAAGTGATGCCAGGAATTGGGATGCGTCCAGAAGCTCAGCCCGCCCAATTTGGCATCGGTAAAGGAGCCCAGCAGTTTTTTTGACGCAACCTTGGTGTCAAGGGTATGTGATTCCCCCTCCCAGCTGAGCGGAAGGCGCATGGTGCGAAAACCCGTCACATTGGCAAGGTGGTCTTCCTCTGCCGATGGCAGGCCGCAGCTTTCCCAGCGTTGATGATCGCGCGCGACGGATTCAAGGTATTTTTTGACGTCGCCGGAACGGCGCTCGTCAAGTTCATCAGGCGAGAAGCCAAACCCGAATTCAGAAAGCGGAACGGTCAATTGTGGGTGATTGCCCTCGCAATGGTAACATTCCCGGTTATTTTCCATCGTCAGTTTCCAGTTGCCTTCCTCTATCAGTTCGGAGGAATGGGCAACCTTGCAATGGGCGATGTCATGCGGCGCAATATAGGGTTCCATCGTGCGCGCAAGGTCTTCGATATCTTCAGGGGCGTCTTTTGCCAGGCAGATGAAAATAAGTCCGGCGATTGAGCGGACATGCACCGTTTTCAGGCCATGACAGCTTTTATCGAACCCTGACCCCATATGTTCTGCCAGGATCAGCTCGCCATCCTCGTTATAGCTCCAGCCGTGATAACGACAGACGATATTGCCGATGGTGGTCGCACGTTCGTCAATCAACCGGGCACCACGATGGCGGCAGACATTGTGAAAGGCGCGCAGTTCCATATCGTCGCCACGCAAGATCAGGATCGAAGCATTACCAATTTCAACGGTGACGCAGTCGCCGGGCTCGGGTAGCTCGGGGTCAACTGCGACGAAAATCCAGTGTTTGCCAAAAATAACGTCGATATCCAGATCAAGAATCTCGGCAGCATTATAAAACGGCGCTTCCAGGCTTTTGTTCTTCTGGCGGCGATTGACGAGAGATTGAATTTCAGATGTGGAACGCATGTGCACCTACCCTGGCTGTTCGGGGGCCTTATCCAATATGTCCTGAGGGCTCAGTATCGGTAATGTGATGCCGATTTGTCTGAACGCGATTGGGGCACGGCGGTGATATACCTGCATAAAGCTGTGGCGGAGGTCCCGTTTTGGCTTTGCATGGCGCTATCGTTAGCTGTTGGCTGGCATCCTTGCCCGATGCCAGGAAGGCAGATCTCTTTGATATATAGTGGATGCGTTTTCAAACCTGATACAACTGAAAAAGTCGGGCGGGAAACGCCCCAGCCTTTGTCGCGCTGATCAAAGAGCACGCCTGTATTCGAGGCAAATTTCAAAAACAGCTCATAAACCCTGCTTGCCAGGTTGACTGTATTACGGGTTGTCAGTTGCACCCAAAGTCTCCCTCTGTATTGCGGCAGGTTTCCTGCTCTTGCTTCGCTACGGATTTTAACAGCGAATAGAAAATCTATGGCGGATTGAACTGTGTTTGGCAGAAATCTTAAGTCAAAAGGCCAGTAGAAATGCGACGCTTGTATTGAAAAGTCGAAAAACGGCGCTTCATAATGGCTCTAGCCGTAATTTGGAACTCGTATAATGCGGAAATATTACTTCGAAATCCGGACCAAAATGAAATTTCTGTGTTGTTATGGCGAAATATTGCGCAATCTTGACGGGTATCCTGGTGTCGTGAAGTGTGTTGTTTTACCCTCCGTGAGGGCTAGTTAGGGGGCGCAGTTCGGGAGTTCGACGGTTCTTTGTATGTTGAGGGTGGGGGGCGTGATTTCCAGTGCCTGTCCTTAA
The DNA window shown above is from Thalassospira sp. TSL5-1 and carries:
- a CDS encoding SRPBCC family protein; amino-acid sequence: MRSTSEIQSLVNRRQKNKSLEAPFYNAAEILDLDIDVIFGKHWIFVAVDPELPEPGDCVTVEIGNASILILRGDDMELRAFHNVCRHRGARLIDERATTIGNIVCRYHGWSYNEDGELILAEHMGSGFDKSCHGLKTVHVRSIAGLIFICLAKDAPEDIEDLARTMEPYIAPHDIAHCKVAHSSELIEEGNWKLTMENNRECYHCEGNHPQLTVPLSEFGFGFSPDELDERRSGDVKKYLESVARDHQRWESCGLPSAEEDHLANVTGFRTMRLPLSWEGESHTLDTKVASKKLLGSFTDAKLGGLSFWTHPNSWHHFMSDHIVTFSVLPLAPNRTLVRTTWLVHKDAIENQDYTLDNLTQVWTMTNLQDAMLVRLAQLGSEQPAYEPGPYSTFTEPHVEAFCDWYIKRLQNHFAETKAELAAE